Proteins from a genomic interval of Thermoanaerobacterium thermosaccharolyticum DSM 571:
- a CDS encoding ABC transporter permease → MKQVNYAKESKDSAKTKSPLKIILDYIFNSFTIAEMEVRKLRHDPTELLTRAVQPVLWLLIFGQAFSRIRAIPTGNVNYQTFMAPGILAQSMMFISIFYGLSIIWDKDQGILQKLIAMPVPRAAFVTGKAFGAGVRAISQVIIILFLSYLLCLNIKWSLLNIIMSIFTIILGAAFFSSLSMALAAIVKSRERFMGIGQVITMPLFFASNAIYPIQIMPHWLQIIAKINPLSYVVELLRGYLINGSISGASFDWLILILATVVIQVISAVLYPHIVT, encoded by the coding sequence GTGAAACAAGTCAATTACGCAAAAGAATCCAAAGATTCAGCTAAGACAAAATCGCCGCTGAAAATTATTCTTGACTATATATTCAATTCATTCACTATAGCAGAGATGGAAGTTAGGAAGCTAAGGCATGATCCTACAGAATTGCTTACAAGAGCAGTTCAACCAGTTCTTTGGCTTCTAATATTTGGTCAGGCATTTTCCAGAATACGTGCAATACCTACAGGAAATGTAAATTATCAAACGTTTATGGCACCTGGCATCTTGGCCCAATCTATGATGTTTATATCGATATTTTACGGTTTAAGCATAATATGGGATAAAGATCAAGGCATACTTCAAAAGCTTATAGCAATGCCAGTCCCAAGAGCAGCTTTTGTTACAGGTAAAGCATTTGGTGCAGGAGTAAGGGCTATAAGTCAAGTAATCATAATATTATTTTTATCATATTTGCTTTGCCTAAATATCAAGTGGAGTTTGCTAAACATAATCATGAGTATATTTACCATAATACTTGGTGCTGCATTCTTTTCCTCTCTATCTATGGCTTTGGCTGCTATAGTCAAAAGCAGAGAAAGGTTTATGGGAATTGGCCAGGTTATTACAATGCCATTATTTTTTGCAAGCAACGCCATCTATCCAATACAAATAATGCCTCATTGGCTACAAATCATAGCTAAAATAAATCCACTGAGTTATGTTGTTGAACTTTTGCGAGGATACCTTATAAACGGCAGCATTTCAGGAGCTAGTTTTGATTGGTTAATACTGATATTAGCAACAGTAGTAATACAAGTTATCTCTGCTGTTTTATATCCACATATTGTAACGTAA
- a CDS encoding ABC transporter ATP-binding protein — MNFSIEIKNLKKKFRDFEAVGGITFNVEKGEVFGLLGPNGAGKTTTIRMITTLMPPTSGEIFVAGYDAKKYGATIRKYIGYVPQALSADSTLTGYENLLFVAKLLRLSKKEREERIDYILNILNLKDAENRLIKEYSGGMIRRLEIGQAIIHRPEVLILDEPTVGLDPVARLNVWKVLETLRKETGLTILITTHYMEEAEAICGRIAIMNSGKIAAMGTPEELKLKTGNPDATLEDVFTFFTKNQLESGGSYRETSQLRKRIQRFS; from the coding sequence ATGAATTTTTCAATCGAAATAAAAAATTTAAAAAAGAAATTTAGAGACTTTGAAGCTGTCGGCGGAATTACATTTAACGTTGAAAAAGGAGAAGTATTTGGCTTACTGGGTCCAAATGGAGCCGGGAAAACCACAACTATTCGCATGATTACTACTTTGATGCCACCTACATCAGGAGAAATATTTGTTGCAGGGTACGATGCAAAAAAATACGGTGCAACAATAAGAAAATACATTGGATATGTACCACAGGCCCTTTCTGCTGATTCTACTCTAACTGGTTATGAGAACCTCCTCTTTGTAGCTAAACTCCTAAGACTTAGCAAAAAAGAAAGAGAAGAAAGAATTGACTATATACTCAATATATTGAATCTTAAAGATGCAGAAAACCGCCTTATAAAAGAATATTCTGGTGGAATGATACGAAGGTTGGAAATCGGCCAGGCTATAATACACAGACCTGAAGTTTTAATACTTGATGAACCAACAGTAGGATTAGACCCAGTTGCAAGGCTAAATGTCTGGAAAGTGCTTGAAACTCTGAGAAAAGAAACTGGTTTAACTATTTTAATAACTACTCACTATATGGAAGAAGCGGAAGCTATATGTGGAAGAATAGCTATAATGAATAGTGGTAAAATCGCAGCAATGGGTACGCCAGAAGAATTAAAATTAAAAACCGGAAACCCCGATGCCACCCTAGAAGATGTATTTACATTTTTCACTAAAAATCAACTAGAATCTGGAGGTAGTTATCGTGAAACAAGTCAATTACGCAAAAGAATCCAAAGATTCAGCTAA
- a CDS encoding MarR family winged helix-turn-helix transcriptional regulator — translation MDTEIKSLEYLLREINHKMNLVTKNYLNSKNITMSRFWVLNKLHSDEAITMKQLQSQLLLSPSTLTGLIDNLVADDLVSRWRDTKDRRLVFLKLTDKGSNLLNEILEYRTLVLNKIVTKCTKDIDLNMLNKNLETLLKTSNNIDTI, via the coding sequence ATGGATACAGAAATAAAATCATTAGAATATTTGTTGCGTGAAATCAACCATAAGATGAATCTCGTAACTAAAAACTATTTAAACAGCAAAAATATCACAATGTCCAGATTCTGGGTTCTAAACAAATTGCATTCTGATGAGGCGATTACTATGAAACAGCTACAATCGCAACTTCTACTATCTCCAAGCACCCTTACAGGGCTAATCGATAATCTTGTTGCTGATGATTTAGTATCTCGGTGGAGAGACACTAAAGATAGGCGTCTTGTCTTTTTGAAATTAACTGATAAAGGCTCTAATCTGCTAAATGAAATTTTAGAATACCGTACATTGGTTCTTAATAAAATAGTCACTAAATGTACAAAAGATATAGACTTAAATATGTTAAATAAAAATCTCGAAACATTGTTAAAAACGTCAAACAATATTGATACAATTTAA
- a CDS encoding ECF transporter S component, with protein sequence MREKDFKRLVYIALMTALITVGTMVIQIPTPYTKGYVNIGDSFIFLSASILGPFAGFISGGVGSALADLLSGYVVWAPWTFVIKGLEGLIVALLLKKRSAKKSLVRIAVFILAAIWMVFGYYIGGAAMYGFKAALADVPGNIIQGIGSVIIGSILVESLSRIKYFKDLKQG encoded by the coding sequence GTGAGAGAAAAAGACTTTAAAAGACTCGTCTATATAGCGTTAATGACTGCACTTATTACTGTAGGAACTATGGTTATACAGATTCCTACACCTTATACAAAAGGATACGTAAATATTGGAGATTCATTTATATTTTTATCAGCTTCAATATTAGGGCCTTTTGCTGGATTCATCTCCGGTGGCGTTGGTTCAGCCCTGGCTGATCTTTTGTCAGGATATGTTGTGTGGGCGCCCTGGACTTTTGTCATAAAGGGTTTAGAAGGACTTATAGTTGCACTTTTGCTTAAAAAACGGAGTGCAAAAAAATCTTTAGTGCGAATTGCGGTTTTTATTTTAGCAGCGATATGGATGGTATTCGGCTATTACATCGGTGGCGCCGCTATGTATGGTTTTAAAGCAGCTTTAGCTGATGTACCAGGAAACATTATTCAAGGTATAGGCAGCGTAATTATCGGCTCCATTCTTGTTGAATCATTATCGAGAATAAAATATTTTAAAGACTTAAAGCAAGGTTAA
- a CDS encoding HAD family hydrolase: MIDTVMFDLDGTLLPVDTDKMIMDYFKAISKKISAHFEPSFFQNALFTASMDMINNLDPDKTNEEAFFDSFLKIVKYPKEKLMTIFNDFYENDYKNLGLGVCKNEYVKMSVELLKEKGYDIVLATNPIFPDIAIKERLRWAGLDHTYFSFITSYERMHYCKPYIEYYKEIIYKLNKDPQNCIMIGNDVDEDIVSSSIGFKTFLVDEFMINRSSKDISTIDRGNYKDMYEYIKRLPVVR, from the coding sequence ATGATAGATACAGTGATGTTTGATTTAGATGGTACTCTATTGCCTGTAGATACTGATAAAATGATCATGGATTATTTTAAAGCTATATCGAAGAAAATATCTGCTCATTTTGAGCCGTCATTTTTTCAAAATGCTCTTTTTACTGCCAGCATGGATATGATAAACAATTTAGATCCTGACAAGACAAATGAAGAAGCTTTTTTTGATTCGTTTTTAAAAATAGTGAAATATCCAAAGGAAAAATTGATGACAATTTTTAATGATTTTTATGAAAATGACTATAAAAATTTAGGATTAGGTGTTTGCAAAAATGAGTACGTAAAGATGTCGGTAGAATTACTAAAGGAAAAAGGTTATGATATTGTACTTGCTACAAATCCTATTTTTCCAGATATAGCAATAAAAGAAAGATTGAGATGGGCCGGTCTTGATCATACATATTTTAGTTTTATAACATCTTATGAGAGAATGCACTATTGCAAGCCTTATATTGAATACTACAAAGAAATTATTTATAAACTTAATAAAGATCCACAGAATTGTATCATGATAGGAAATGATGTTGATGAAGATATAGTGTCTTCCAGCATCGGATTTAAGACATTTCTAGTAGATGAATTTATGATAAATAGGTCATCAAAAGATATTTCAACTATAGATCGCGGAAATTACAAGGATATGTACGAGTATATTAAGAGATTACCTGTTGTTAGATAG